The Panicum hallii strain FIL2 chromosome 9, PHallii_v3.1, whole genome shotgun sequence genome has a window encoding:
- the LOC112872786 gene encoding uncharacterized protein LOC112872786, whose translation MREIRDWASLEGGLLRDIFLRLPADAEAVRFRRVCHGGRVAAGAGAPVPRPWFALQPSGDGPARHAAVVRPRLAAAASGPGASRGWLAVDEGKRFLLRDPFSLAEVPLPAFDAGYQMFDVFLSDDPLAAPGRWMAFAFFRSADYTNLGHVLAFCRPGDAEWARFDADDDGQVGQQIRLYRGLEFFRGRAYVFVMNPGRIAVCDVEARRLVVSSVQLPLPPGGEWEWQECLVECGGDLLVVQVWRRLELRLSSYCMGGRIYRDRVWFLSSLTRVVFDAGGSGMPVASSVVASTGDYALFVAPQGHAFALPASGFPSVRPSCVYFFATDPTRRVEGRVAIDLKADRARVDKFVRKLPLAGNWRILSWFCPRSPVLNTTPARGRR comes from the exons ATGAGGGAGATCAGGGACTGGGCGTCCCTCGAGGGCGGGCTGCTGCGCGACATCTTCCTCCGCCTCCCGGCCGACGCCGAAGCCGTCCGCTTCCGCCGCGTGTGCCACGGCGGGCGCGTcgccgcgggcgccggcgcgccCGTGCCCCGGCCGTGGTTCGCCCTGCAGCCCTCGGGCGACGGCCCCGCTCGCCACGCCGCTGTCGTGCGGCCgcggctcgccgccgccgcgtcagGCCC GGGCGCGTCGCGCGGCTGGCTCGCCGTGGATGAAGGCAAGCGCTTCCTCCTCAGGGACCCGTTCTCCCTTGCCGAGGTCCCGCTGCCCGCCTTCGACGCCGGGTACCAGATGTTCGACGTCTTCCTCTCCGACGACCCCCTCGCCGCGCCCGGCAGGTGGATGGCGTTCGCCTTCTTCAGGAGCGCCGACTATACCAACTTGGGGCACGTGCTCGCCTTCTGCCGCCCCGGCGACGCCGAGTGGGCTCGTTTTGACGCGGACGACGACGGCCAGGTAGGCCAGCAGATTCGGTTGTACCGGGGGCTCGAGTTCTTCCGGGGGCGAGCCTACGTGTTCGTCATGAACCCCGGCAGGATCGCCGTCTGCGACGTCGAGGCGCGGAGGCTCGTCGTGAGCTCGGTGCAGCTGCCGCTACCACCGGGTGGGGAGTGGGAGTGGCAGGAGTGCCTAGTGGAGTGCGGCGGCGACCTCCTGGTCGTGCAGGTGTGGCGGCGCCTCGAGCTCAGGCTGTCCTCCTACTGCATGGGCGGCCGCATCTACAGGGACAGGGTCTGGTTCTTATCGAGCCTGACCAGGGTCGTGTTCgacgcgggcggcagcggcatgCCAGTGGCGTCGTCGGTCGTTGCTAGCACCGGGGACTACGCCCTGTTCGTGGCGCCGCAGGGCCACGCGTTCGCGCTCCCGGCGAGCGGCTTCCCCAGCGTCAGGCCTAGCTGCGTCTACTTCTTCGCCACCGACCCGACGAGGAGGGTGGAAGGGAGGGTCGCCATCGATCTGAAGGCCGATCGCGCTCGAGTCGACAAGTTT